Proteins encoded in a region of the Photobacterium profundum SS9 genome:
- a CDS encoding potassium channel family protein, with the protein MTVETNNHHKERVIKKKINEANNFYYMTLALVMLLVSTSLVEVLPNKFGLLEYILEGFTALTFLVCLVSLRFDKNWYRFMMTLAGCWLVATIIRNWLGIQQMDLIMLGLMFGFFFGTFKSVARQILFTGSVDSNKVVGSVSLFLLLGLMWTIIYLLVMEFSPEAFTGMTAAPWVENFSRMAYFSFVTLTTLGYGDISPLSPFAQVVVYLEAIAGVFYMAIVVASLVSSSQSNQDK; encoded by the coding sequence ATGACTGTAGAAACAAATAACCATCATAAGGAAAGGGTTATTAAAAAGAAAATAAACGAAGCGAACAATTTCTATTACATGACATTGGCACTTGTCATGTTGTTAGTGAGTACGTCGTTAGTGGAGGTATTACCGAATAAATTCGGTTTACTTGAATATATATTGGAAGGTTTTACTGCGCTCACCTTTCTGGTTTGTTTAGTGAGTTTGCGATTCGATAAAAATTGGTACCGATTCATGATGACATTGGCTGGATGCTGGTTAGTTGCCACGATTATTCGGAACTGGTTAGGTATACAGCAAATGGATTTAATCATGTTGGGGCTAATGTTTGGTTTTTTCTTTGGAACGTTTAAATCCGTTGCACGACAAATATTGTTCACTGGCAGTGTTGATTCCAACAAAGTTGTTGGCTCTGTCTCGTTATTTCTTCTTTTAGGCCTAATGTGGACCATTATCTATCTGCTAGTCATGGAATTTTCACCAGAAGCATTTACAGGCATGACTGCCGCTCCATGGGTAGAGAACTTCTCTCGCATGGCTTATTTCAGTTTCGTCACCTTAACCACATTAGGTTATGGCGATATCAGTCCTTTATCACCTTTTGCACAAGTTGTTGTATATCTTGAAGCAATTGCTGGCGTGTTTTATATGGCGATTGTCGTCGCTAGTTTAGTGAGTTCAAGTCAAAGTAATCAGGATAAATAA
- a CDS encoding AI-2E family transporter has protein sequence MDKQIDIKQSKIFVNNMVESAIRIGLLFILIVWTYDIIKPFVIPVLWGAIIAVALLPLTQKLQNMLGGRRGLSATILAILGITLLVAPFVLVSGSIFDAVTHLTDIVQSGEIKISGPTQRIADIPVIGGKLFEVWSLFSTNLEKAVTHFLPEIKTAVGAMASLVGSSLASLVMFIISLAIAAGFMTHSIACSEAIGTVAVRVVGKHGEEWTTLTAATIRSVLLGVVGVAFIQSMLVGAGMFVFGVPAAGLITLGVLILGIAQLPALIIVAPVIFYVFSTQDTTSATIFTVWVLLAGISDNFLKPMLMGRGVDVPMPVILIGAIGGMLAAGIIGLFLGAVVLAIWYELFVTWLKLDQDETPLEAAQEDLVEAKD, from the coding sequence ATGGATAAACAAATAGACATTAAGCAGAGTAAAATATTCGTCAATAATATGGTTGAATCTGCCATTCGAATTGGATTGTTGTTTATCCTAATTGTATGGACGTATGACATTATAAAACCGTTCGTCATCCCAGTGCTATGGGGTGCAATTATTGCCGTTGCATTATTACCATTAACTCAAAAATTACAAAATATGCTAGGCGGTCGCCGTGGCTTATCGGCAACAATACTGGCAATACTCGGTATCACTTTGTTAGTAGCCCCTTTTGTTTTGGTATCAGGATCCATATTTGATGCAGTAACACACTTAACTGACATCGTGCAAAGTGGTGAAATTAAAATCTCTGGCCCCACACAACGTATTGCTGATATTCCCGTTATTGGTGGTAAGTTGTTTGAAGTGTGGTCGTTGTTTTCGACGAATTTAGAAAAAGCCGTCACGCACTTTTTGCCTGAAATTAAAACTGCAGTAGGCGCAATGGCATCTTTGGTCGGCAGCAGTTTAGCATCCCTAGTGATGTTTATTATTTCCTTAGCGATTGCTGCGGGTTTCATGACGCACTCTATAGCATGTTCTGAGGCAATTGGAACCGTGGCTGTTCGTGTTGTGGGTAAACACGGTGAAGAATGGACAACACTGACAGCGGCAACTATTCGTAGTGTGTTACTTGGTGTTGTTGGCGTTGCCTTTATTCAGTCAATGCTGGTGGGTGCGGGCATGTTCGTGTTCGGTGTGCCTGCTGCGGGCTTAATTACACTCGGCGTGTTGATCTTGGGTATAGCTCAGCTTCCAGCGCTTATTATTGTTGCTCCTGTTATCTTTTATGTGTTCTCGACACAAGACACAACATCGGCAACCATTTTCACAGTTTGGGTTTTGCTTGCTGGTATTTCTGATAACTTCTTAAAACCAATGCTAATGGGCCGTGGTGTTGATGTACCTATGCCAGTCATTTTGATTGGTGCTATCGGTGGTATGCTAGCGGCTGGCATTATTGGTTTATTCCTTGGGGCGGTTGTATTGGCTATTTGGTATGAACTATTCGTGACTTGGTTGAAGTTAGATCAAGATGAAACGCCATTAGAAGCCGCTCAAGAAGATTTGGTTGAAGCAAAAGATTAA
- the fhuB gene encoding Fe(3+)-hydroxamate ABC transporter permease FhuB, with product MKKLHYAGLVVLTLIFGLLSLQIDTSLSLTNQWLLIRSPELAESFTDIFFVHSQLPRLSITILVGAMLGLVGSLMQQLTQNSLTSPLTLGTSSGAWLALVIVNIWFVDWVADYGALAAMVGALLAFGLIVMITGIRNMTGLPLVVSGMVVNILLGSIATTLVILNAQFAQNVFMWGAGDLAQYGWGWFNWLLPRVSIAIIILLLAPRILTLLRLGQEGATARGLAVLPAFSLLMIMGIWLVSASITAVGVISFIGLLTPNIARALGARTPREELITSLLLGASLLLITDSLSMLLGQWLEEVIPSGVTAAAIGAPALIWFSRRKLKAQDQLNISLAPNNAKLSPLLIISLVGLFVAGLVTYTFVELNSQSWQWAIPGQYQWQLRWPRIVTALFSGIALAVAGTLLQRILYNPLASPDILGVSSGATFALIITSLFVGSSMLAFHWGVALAGSLAVLALLLLLGKRHNFSPASVILTGIALTALLEALVQFFLAKGSADSYKILLWLAGSTYRVTGPQALSLALFVTALAVVAFGLSRWLTLISISRDFANARGLKAEHANIVLLVIVALMCAIVTSTMGPISFVGLVAPHMAMLLGAQKAKYQLAVGGLIGATLMLWADWLGQVILYPTQIAAGTLVAIIGGCYFLLLMTINRLK from the coding sequence ATGAAAAAACTACATTATGCAGGGCTAGTTGTCCTAACTCTCATCTTTGGCCTTTTGAGCCTACAAATCGATACCAGTTTGTCGCTTACTAATCAGTGGCTACTCATTCGCTCACCAGAACTGGCGGAATCCTTTACCGACATATTTTTCGTTCACTCGCAACTACCAAGGCTGAGTATCACCATTCTGGTTGGCGCGATGTTAGGTTTAGTGGGTAGCTTAATGCAGCAACTCACTCAAAATAGCTTAACCTCACCACTCACATTGGGAACGTCATCTGGTGCTTGGTTAGCACTGGTTATTGTCAACATTTGGTTTGTCGATTGGGTCGCCGACTATGGCGCATTGGCAGCTATGGTGGGTGCTTTACTTGCGTTTGGCTTAATTGTAATGATTACGGGCATACGCAATATGACAGGGCTGCCACTGGTGGTTTCTGGCATGGTCGTCAATATATTACTCGGCTCTATCGCCACTACTTTGGTGATTTTGAATGCTCAGTTTGCCCAAAATGTTTTTATGTGGGGCGCTGGCGATCTCGCACAATATGGCTGGGGGTGGTTTAACTGGTTGTTACCACGCGTGTCAATTGCGATCATTATTTTGCTGCTTGCACCACGTATTCTCACTTTACTCCGTTTAGGTCAGGAGGGAGCGACAGCACGTGGGCTCGCGGTACTACCCGCCTTTTCTCTGCTTATGATCATGGGGATTTGGCTTGTTTCCGCTTCGATCACCGCTGTTGGTGTGATCAGTTTTATCGGTCTACTTACGCCTAATATCGCTCGAGCGCTTGGAGCGCGAACTCCAAGAGAAGAGTTAATCACAAGCTTACTACTTGGTGCCAGTCTGTTACTCATAACGGATAGCCTATCAATGCTTCTCGGGCAGTGGCTTGAAGAGGTGATCCCTAGCGGCGTCACTGCTGCGGCAATCGGCGCACCCGCACTGATATGGTTCAGCCGAAGAAAGCTCAAGGCTCAAGATCAACTGAACATCTCTTTAGCCCCGAACAATGCTAAATTATCACCGCTATTGATAATAAGCCTAGTGGGTTTATTCGTCGCGGGATTAGTGACTTATACCTTTGTGGAACTCAATAGCCAAAGCTGGCAATGGGCAATACCTGGACAATACCAATGGCAATTACGCTGGCCGCGTATTGTCACCGCGTTATTCTCGGGTATCGCTTTAGCCGTAGCTGGTACGCTGCTTCAGCGTATTCTCTACAACCCACTTGCTAGCCCCGATATCTTAGGGGTCTCATCTGGTGCTACTTTTGCCCTAATCATCACAAGCTTATTTGTTGGTTCATCAATGCTTGCATTTCATTGGGGAGTCGCATTAGCTGGCAGTTTGGCAGTACTCGCCTTGTTGTTACTATTAGGCAAACGTCACAACTTTTCTCCTGCTAGCGTTATTTTAACGGGTATCGCCCTCACCGCTTTATTAGAAGCCTTAGTGCAGTTTTTCTTAGCGAAAGGCTCTGCAGATAGCTATAAAATTTTACTTTGGCTCGCGGGTTCAACCTATCGTGTTACAGGGCCGCAGGCATTATCTTTGGCACTGTTTGTGACTGCCCTTGCTGTAGTTGCATTCGGTCTTTCTCGTTGGCTTACACTCATATCAATCAGTCGTGACTTTGCTAATGCAAGAGGCCTTAAAGCCGAACACGCCAACATTGTTCTATTGGTTATCGTTGCGCTGATGTGTGCAATTGTAACGTCTACCATGGGGCCTATTTCCTTTGTCGGCTTGGTTGCCCCGCACATGGCAATGTTGTTAGGCGCTCAAAAAGCTAAATATCAACTAGCGGTGGGCGGTTTAATTGGTGCAACCTTAATGCTTTGGGCTGATTGGCTGGGACAAGTGATCTTATATCCAACACAAATCGCTGCAGGCACACTTGTCGCGATCATTGGTGGATGTTACTTCTTATTGTTAATGACAATCAATAGGTTAAAATAA